The following proteins come from a genomic window of Triticum aestivum cultivar Chinese Spring chromosome 6A, IWGSC CS RefSeq v2.1, whole genome shotgun sequence:
- the LOC123130033 gene encoding uncharacterized ATP-dependent helicase YprA-like, with translation MAQRQQQDTKAIPVRSLDGRTTTVRLAAACSVDDLKAALRASNFPPPAGAPTFHLFLKGAKLLPQAKVGSLPIYAGDFVSLIPFTAKPTTPAPFVRHAFCPSPSPWTAAGTRRKLPGSWSGGGDDDVYAPNKVARPSSSSCSNHCGGTEPLDPAQMVEHLRRGLGKHGQIAHVERMPGSEASFADDGLLHHLTDAMRSCLRSTGVTRLYAHQALAQDQLKALLQMKAALLLAGAGDFGVEIYDGDTPVQDRARIRRQARVLITNPDMLHASILPCYGQFRRILSGLAHVVVDEAHTYRGAFGCHAALVLRRLRRLCADVYGRYPSFVFCTATLANPREHVMELAGVDEVELVDQDTSPRGVKHFVLWNSSSASKSPVTEVSRLLAEMVQHGLRCIAFCKTRKLCEQVLAAAREILEEAVPAAPELASSVCVYRGGYMASDRRKIEADLFSGRLRGVAATNALELGIDVGHVDATLHLGFPGSIASLWQQAGRSGRRSKDSIAVYVAFDGAVDQYFMNYPDKLFGKPIERCHVDAQNQKVLRQHLACAAVENQLRPDRDEPYFGATMNDAITFLKDKGILTSNPTSSGDTWKYAGPVRRPSQAVSIRAIEHEKFTVTETASKRVLEEIEQSKAFFQVHEGAVYMHQGVSYLVDRLDLSSRTAYCSISMSELCYHTKTEDYTDIDVAAPADASGGVRADECTVTTRWVGYRRIFKTTDQVSDVIPLHLPSYSFDTQAVWATIPRTIKASMEQSKLWFRGGLHGAAHAMLSILPLHMMCGSGDLGTECVDPQETRKRDDDRVVVPDRILLYDKHPGGIGLAAQARTLFGDLLAAALELVSACGCGNSDGCPNCVQSFACRDTNKNLDKEAAVALLKGLIEWHSEV, from the exons ATGGCGCAGCGGCAGCAGCAGGATACTAAGGCGATCCCCGTGCGGTCACtggacggccgcaccaccaccgTGCGCCTggccgccgcctgctccgtcgaCGACCTCAAGGCCGCCCTCCGCGCCTCCAACTTCCCTCCCCCGGCCGGCGCCCCCACGTTCCACCTCTTCCTCAAGGGCGCCAAGCTCCTCCCGCAGGCCAAGGTCGGCAGCCTCCCCATCTACGCCGGAGATTTCGTCTCCCTCATCCCCTTCACCGCCAAGCCCACCACGCCCGCTCCGTTCGTCCGGCACGCTTTCTGtccctcgccgtcgccgtggaCGGCGGCCGGCACAAGGAGGAAGCTTCCGGGTTCatggagtggcggcggcgacgatgacgtGTACGCGCCGAATAAGGTGGCGAGGCCGTCCTCTTCCTCGTGCAGCAACCATTGCGGCGGCACGGAGCCGCTGGACCCGGCGCAGATGGTGGAGCACCTCCGGCGAGGGCTCGGGAAGCACGGCCAGATCGCGCACGTCGAGCGCATGCCCGGCAGCGAGGCCTCCTTCGCCGACGACGGCCTACTGCACCACCTCACCGACGCAATGAGGAGCTGCCTCCGGAGCACCGGCGTGACGAGGCTGTACGCGCACCAG GCCCTGGCGCAGGACCAGCTTAAGGCGCTGCTGCAGATGAAGGCcgcgctcctcctcgccggcgccggtGACTTCGGCGTGGAGATATACGACGGCGACACGCCGGTGCAGGACCGCGCGAGGATCAGGCGGCAAGCGAGGGTGCTCATCACCAACCCGGACATGCTGCACGCCTCCATCCTCCCCTGCTACGGCCAGTTCCGGCGCATCCTTTCCGGCCTCGCCCACGTCGTCGTCGACGAGGCGCACACGTACCGCGGCGCGTTCGGCTGCCACGCCGCGCTCGTGCtccggcgcctccgccgcctctgTGCTGACGTCTACGGTCGCTATCCCAGCTTCGTGTTCTGCACCGCCACGCTGGCTAACCCGCGCGAGCACGTcatggagctcgccggagtggacgAGGTGGAGCTGGTGGACCAGGACACCAGCCCGCGCGGCGTCAAGCACTTCGTCCTCTGGAACTCCTCGTCGGCGTCGAAGTCGCCGGTGACGGAGGTGTCCCGGCTGCTGGCTGAGATGGTGCAGCACGGGCTGCGGTGCATCGCCTTCTGCAAGACGAGGAAGCTGTGCGagcaggtgctggcggcggcgcgcgAGATACTCGAAGAGGCTGTACCGGCGGCGCCGGAGCTGGCGAGCTCCGTGTGCGTGTACCGTGGCGGCTACATGGCGAGCGACCGGCGGAAGATCGAGGCGGACCTGTTCAGCGGGCGGCTCCGcggcgtggcggcgacgaacgcgctGGAGCTGGGCATCGACGTCGGCCACGTCGACGCCACGCTCCACCTCGGCTTCCCAGGCAGCATTGCCAGCCTATGGCAGCAGGCCGGCAGGTCGGGCCGGCGATCCAAGGACTCCATCGCCGTCTACGTCGCCTTCGACGGCGCCGTGGACCAGTACTTCATGAACTACCCCGACAAGCTCTTCGGCAAGCCGATCGAGCGCTGCCACGTCGATGCGCAGAACCAGAAGGTCCTCCGGCAGCACCTCGCGTGCGCCGCCGTCGAGAACCAGCTCCGGCCCGACCGCGACGAGCCCTACTTCGGTGCCACCATGAACGACGCCATCACGTTCTTGAAAGACAAAGGAATTCTCACCAGCAACCCAACCAGTAGTGGTGACACGTGGAAGTACGCCGGCCCCGTCAGGCGGCCGTCGCAGGCGGTGAGCATCCGCGCGATCGAGCACGAAAAGTTCACGGTGACGGAGACGGCGAGCAAGCGGGTGCTGGAGGAGATCGAGCAGAGCAAGGCCTTCTTCCAGGTGCACGAGGGCGCGGTGTACATGCACCAGGGCGTGAGCTACCTGGTGGACCGGCTCGACCTCTCGTCCAGGACGGCCTACTGCAGCATCAGCATGTCGGAGCTCTGCTACCACACCAAGACCGAGGACTACACCGacatcgacgtcgccgccccggccgatGCTAGCGGCGGCGTCCGTGCCGACGAGTGCACGGTGACCACGCGGTGGGTCGGGTACCGCCGGATATTCAAAACGACGGACCAGGTGTCCGACGTCATCCCTCTCCACCTTCCCTCCTACTCCTTCGACACCCAGGCCGTCTGGGCGACGATCCCCCGGACGATCAAGGCATCGATGGAGCAGAGCAAGCTGTGGTTCCGGGGCGGGCTACACGGCGCCGCGCACGCCATGCTCAGCATTCTGCCGCTGCACATGATGTGCGGCTCCGGCGATCTCGGCACGGAGTGCGTGGATCCGCAGGAGACGCGCAAGCGAGACGACGACCGCGTCGTCGTCCCCGACAGGATCTTGCTGTATGACAAGCACCCCGGCGGCATCGGGCTGGCGGCGCAGGCGAGGACGCTCTTCGGGGACCTCCTTGCGGCCGCCCTGGAGCTCGTGTCGGCGTGTGGCTGCGGCAACTCCGACGGGTGCCCGAACTGCGTGCAGTCGTTCGCGTGCCGTGACACTAACAAGAATCTGGACAAGGAGGCTGCCGTGGCGCTGCTCAAGGGTCTCATTGAGTGGCATTCTGAAGTCTGA
- the LOC123129321 gene encoding 2'-deoxymugineic-acid 2'-dioxygenase-like, which yields MASVSEKGSGDTTTVEYQHYDRSFSTFYDSGETRYWHDYIKFRGYPASNQNARHWPSKLVNFTPSLVEYSAAVHELAQTILCLIAEGLGLDGTFFSGNLSRGDTHMSINYYPPCPDPTLTMGLLAHCDRHLLTVLSQADVAGLQARHGDRWLLVHPVPGAFVINFGHQMEIVTNGVLASVDHRAVTNSAVARMSVATHVHPTDGCRIRPASEMVDEAMNPAKYRELAFSEFMEAYDAADASREEVLQSFKINHD from the coding sequence ATGGCGTCTGTTTCTGAAAAGGGGTCAGGAGACACTACTACAGTTGAATACCAGCATTATGATAGAAGCTTCAGCACCTTCTACGACAGTGGCGAGACCCGGTACTGGCACGACTACATCAAGTTCCGCGGCTACCCGGCCTCCAACCAGAACGCGCGCCATTGGCCGTCCAAGCTGGTGAACTTCACGCCAAGCCTCGTCGAGTACTCTGCGGCGGTGCACGAGCTGGCCCAGACCATCCTCTGTCTGATCGCCGAGGGGCTGGGCCTCGACGGCACCTTCTTCAGCGGCAACCTCAGCCGCGGCGACACGCACATGAGCATCAACTACTACCCGCCCTGCCCGGACCCAACCCTCACGATGGGCCTGCTCGCGCACTGCGACCGCCACCTCCTCACCGTGCTTTCCCAGGCTGACGTCGCTGGGCTCCAGGCAAGGCACGGTGACAGGTGGCTCCTCGTCCACCCCGTCCCTGGCGCATTCGTCATCAACTTTGGCCACCAGATGGAGATCGTCACCAACGGGGTGCTGGCCAGCGTGGACCACCGCGCCGTCACCAACTCCGCCGTGGCGAGGATGTCGGTGGCCACACACGTGCACCCCACGGACGGGTGCCGCATCAGACCGGCGTCAGAGATGGTGGACGAGGCGATGAATCCAGCCAAGTACAGGGAACTTGCTTTCAGCGAATTCATGGAAGCATATGACGCGGCCGACGCTagcagggaggaagtgctccagtCCTTCAAGATCAACCATGACTAG